A region from the Benincasa hispida cultivar B227 chromosome 10, ASM972705v1, whole genome shotgun sequence genome encodes:
- the LOC120088267 gene encoding ribulose bisphosphate carboxylase/oxygenase activase, chloroplastic isoform X1, translated as MAATVSTVGAVNRTTLNNSNYGGLVPNSAFLGSRLKASSRFTTSKMVIGNFKIVAEHDEEKQTEKDKWRGLAFDTSDDQQDITRGKGLADPLFQAPMGTGTHNAVMSSYEYISAGLREYNFDNSVDGFYIAPAFMDKLMVHIVKNFLNLPNIKVPLILGIWGGKGQGKSFQCELVFAKMGINPIMMSAGELESGNAGEPAKLLRQRYREAADIIKKGKMCCLFINDLDAGAGRLGGTTQYTVNNQMVNATLMNIADNPTNVQLPGMYNKEENPRVPIIVTGNDFSTLYAPLIRDGRMDKFYWAPTREDRIGICTGIFRTDDVPIEDIVKLVDTFPGQSIDFFGALRARVYDDEVRKWAVGVGVESIGRNLVNSKEGPPTFDQPKMTLEKLLEYGNMLIMEQENVKRVKLADKYLNEAALGDANVDVVQFETSQEAALEVANEDVVQSETSNEVALEDANEDVESGTPNAALENANEDTVEALIDTNEEVVQPETSYEVPLGNTNEDAVQSKTSNEVAVDDATEDVVQAGTSESALVDANEDVVQSGTSNETATIDANKDVVVQSGTSYESMGEEERNKLISLFLKAVQIHLLKTMSQQPDSTTKASSIDS; from the exons ATGGCTGCCACGGTTTCAACCGTTGGAGCTGTTAATAGAACAACG TTAAACAACAGTAACTATGGAGGTTTAGTTCCAAACTCTGCGTTTTTGGGCAGCAGGTTGAAGGCCAGTTCCAGATTCACCACCTCAAAAATGGTGATTGGAAACTTCAAGATTGTTGCCGAGCATGATGAGGAGAAGCAGACCGAGAAGGACAAATGGCGAGGCCTTGCTTTTGATACTTCTGATGACCAGCAAGACATTACCAGAGGGAAGGGATTGGCGGATCCTCTTTTCCAAGCTCCCATGGGGACAGGAACTCACAATGCTGTTATGAGTTCATATGAATACATTAGTGCTGGACTTCGAGA ATACAACTTCGACAATAGTGTGGATGGATTTTACATAGCTCCAGCTTTTATGGACAAACTTATGGTTCACATTGTTAAGAACTTCCTGAACCTTCCAAACATTAAG GTTCCTCTCATTCTGGGTATTTGGGGAGGTAAAGGTCAAGGAAAGTCTTTCCAGTGTGAACTTGTATTTGCCAAGATGGGAATCAA CCCTATTATGATGAGTGCTGGGGAATTAGAAAGTGGGAATGCAGGAGAGCCAGCAAAGTTGCTCAGGCAAAGATACAGAGAGGCGGCTGATATCATCAAGAAAGGGAAAATGTGTTGTCTTTTTATCAACGATCTTGATGCTGGAGCTGGAAGGCTTGGTGGGACTACCCAGTACACAGTGAATAACCAGATGGTAAATGCTACTCTTATGAACATTGCTGACAACCCAACCAATGTGCAGTTACCAGGCATGTATAACAAAGAAGAAAATCCCAGAGTTCCCATCATAGTAACTGGTAATGACTTCTCAACGTTATATGCGCCCCTCATTCGTGATGGTCGCATGGATAAGTTTTATTGGGCTCCGACTCGTGAAGATCGTATTGGTATTTGCACTGGAATCTTTAGGACTGATGATGTGCCTATCGAGGACATTGTCAAACTTGTTGACACCTTCCCAGGGCAGTCGATAG ACTTCTTTGGTGCTTTGAGAGCTCGAGTTTATGATGATGAAGTGAGAAAGTGGGCTGTAGGCGTTGGCGTTGAGAGCATTGGAAGAAATCTTGTTAACTCCAAGGAAGGTCCCCCAACTTTTGACCAACCAAAGATGACACTAGAAAAGCTTCTCGAATATGGCAACATGCTCATCATGGAACAGGAGAACGTGAAGAGAGTTAAATTGGCTGACAAGTATCTGAACGAAGCTGCTCTTGGAGATGCAAATGTGGATGTTGTTCAGTTTGAGACTTCTCAGG aAGCTGCCCTCGAAGTTGCAAATGAAGATGTTGTTCAGTCAGAGACTTCTAACG AAGTTGCTCTTGAAGATGCAAATGAGGATGTTGAGTCAGGAACTCCAAATG CAGCTCTTGAAAATGCCAACGAAGATACTGTTGAGGCTCTTATAGATACAAATGAGGAAGTTGTTCAGCCAGAAACATCTTATG AAGTTCCTCTTGGAAATACAAATGAGGATGCTGTTCAGTCAAAAACTTCTAATG AAGTTGCTGTCGACGATGCAACTGAGGATGTTGTTCAGGCAGGAACTTCTG aATCGGCTCTTGTAGATGCAAATGAGGATGTCGTTCAGTCAGGAACATCTAATG aaACTGCTACTATAGATGCAAATAAGGATGTTGTTGTTCAATCAGGAACTTCTTATG aaTCTATGGGGGAAGAGGAACGCAACAAGTTAATATCACTGTTCCTGAAGGCTGTGCAGATTCATCTACTAAAAACTATGTCCCAACAGCCAGATTCAACAACAAAAGCTTCCAGCATTGACTCTTAG
- the LOC120088267 gene encoding ribulose bisphosphate carboxylase/oxygenase activase, chloroplastic isoform X16, producing MAATVSTVGAVNRTTLNNSNYGGLVPNSAFLGSRLKASSRFTTSKMVIGNFKIVAEHDEEKQTEKDKWRGLAFDTSDDQQDITRGKGLADPLFQAPMGTGTHNAVMSSYEYISAGLREYNFDNSVDGFYIAPAFMDKLMVHIVKNFLNLPNIKVPLILGIWGGKGQGKSFQCELVFAKMGINPIMMSAGELESGNAGEPAKLLRQRYREAADIIKKGKMCCLFINDLDAGAGRLGGTTQYTVNNQMVNATLMNIADNPTNVQLPGMYNKEENPRVPIIVTGNDFSTLYAPLIRDGRMDKFYWAPTREDRIGICTGIFRTDDVPIEDIVKLVDTFPGQSIDFFGALRARVYDDEVRKWAVGVGVESIGRNLVNSKEGPPTFDQPKMTLEKLLEYGNMLIMEQENVKRVKLADKYLNEAALGDANVDVVQFETSQEAALEVANEDVVQSETSNEVALEDANEDVESGTPNAALENANEDTVEALIDTNEEVVQPETSYVPLGNTNEDAVQSKTSNEVAVDDATEDVVQAGTSDANEDVVQSGTSNETATIDANKDVVVQSGTSYESMGEEERNKLISLFLKAVQIHLLKTMSQQPDSTTKASSIDS from the exons ATGGCTGCCACGGTTTCAACCGTTGGAGCTGTTAATAGAACAACG TTAAACAACAGTAACTATGGAGGTTTAGTTCCAAACTCTGCGTTTTTGGGCAGCAGGTTGAAGGCCAGTTCCAGATTCACCACCTCAAAAATGGTGATTGGAAACTTCAAGATTGTTGCCGAGCATGATGAGGAGAAGCAGACCGAGAAGGACAAATGGCGAGGCCTTGCTTTTGATACTTCTGATGACCAGCAAGACATTACCAGAGGGAAGGGATTGGCGGATCCTCTTTTCCAAGCTCCCATGGGGACAGGAACTCACAATGCTGTTATGAGTTCATATGAATACATTAGTGCTGGACTTCGAGA ATACAACTTCGACAATAGTGTGGATGGATTTTACATAGCTCCAGCTTTTATGGACAAACTTATGGTTCACATTGTTAAGAACTTCCTGAACCTTCCAAACATTAAG GTTCCTCTCATTCTGGGTATTTGGGGAGGTAAAGGTCAAGGAAAGTCTTTCCAGTGTGAACTTGTATTTGCCAAGATGGGAATCAA CCCTATTATGATGAGTGCTGGGGAATTAGAAAGTGGGAATGCAGGAGAGCCAGCAAAGTTGCTCAGGCAAAGATACAGAGAGGCGGCTGATATCATCAAGAAAGGGAAAATGTGTTGTCTTTTTATCAACGATCTTGATGCTGGAGCTGGAAGGCTTGGTGGGACTACCCAGTACACAGTGAATAACCAGATGGTAAATGCTACTCTTATGAACATTGCTGACAACCCAACCAATGTGCAGTTACCAGGCATGTATAACAAAGAAGAAAATCCCAGAGTTCCCATCATAGTAACTGGTAATGACTTCTCAACGTTATATGCGCCCCTCATTCGTGATGGTCGCATGGATAAGTTTTATTGGGCTCCGACTCGTGAAGATCGTATTGGTATTTGCACTGGAATCTTTAGGACTGATGATGTGCCTATCGAGGACATTGTCAAACTTGTTGACACCTTCCCAGGGCAGTCGATAG ACTTCTTTGGTGCTTTGAGAGCTCGAGTTTATGATGATGAAGTGAGAAAGTGGGCTGTAGGCGTTGGCGTTGAGAGCATTGGAAGAAATCTTGTTAACTCCAAGGAAGGTCCCCCAACTTTTGACCAACCAAAGATGACACTAGAAAAGCTTCTCGAATATGGCAACATGCTCATCATGGAACAGGAGAACGTGAAGAGAGTTAAATTGGCTGACAAGTATCTGAACGAAGCTGCTCTTGGAGATGCAAATGTGGATGTTGTTCAGTTTGAGACTTCTCAGG aAGCTGCCCTCGAAGTTGCAAATGAAGATGTTGTTCAGTCAGAGACTTCTAACG AAGTTGCTCTTGAAGATGCAAATGAGGATGTTGAGTCAGGAACTCCAAATG CAGCTCTTGAAAATGCCAACGAAGATACTGTTGAGGCTCTTATAGATACAAATGAGGAAGTTGTTCAGCCAGAAACATCTTATG TTCCTCTTGGAAATACAAATGAGGATGCTGTTCAGTCAAAAACTTCTAATG AAGTTGCTGTCGACGATGCAACTGAGGATGTTGTTCAGGCAGGAACTTCTG ATGCAAATGAGGATGTCGTTCAGTCAGGAACATCTAATG aaACTGCTACTATAGATGCAAATAAGGATGTTGTTGTTCAATCAGGAACTTCTTATG aaTCTATGGGGGAAGAGGAACGCAACAAGTTAATATCACTGTTCCTGAAGGCTGTGCAGATTCATCTACTAAAAACTATGTCCCAACAGCCAGATTCAACAACAAAAGCTTCCAGCATTGACTCTTAG
- the LOC120088267 gene encoding ribulose bisphosphate carboxylase/oxygenase activase, chloroplastic isoform X22, with the protein MAATVSTVGAVNRTTLNNSNYGGLVPNSAFLGSRLKASSRFTTSKMVIGNFKIVAEHDEEKQTEKDKWRGLAFDTSDDQQDITRGKGLADPLFQAPMGTGTHNAVMSSYEYISAGLREYNFDNSVDGFYIAPAFMDKLMVHIVKNFLNLPNIKVPLILGIWGGKGQGKSFQCELVFAKMGINPIMMSAGELESGNAGEPAKLLRQRYREAADIIKKGKMCCLFINDLDAGAGRLGGTTQYTVNNQMVNATLMNIADNPTNVQLPGMYNKEENPRVPIIVTGNDFSTLYAPLIRDGRMDKFYWAPTREDRIGICTGIFRTDDVPIEDIVKLVDTFPGQSIDFFGALRARVYDDEVRKWAVGVGVESIGRNLVNSKEGPPTFDQPKMTLEKLLEYGNMLIMEQENVKRVKLADKYLNEAALGDANVDVVQFETSQAALEVANEDVVQSETSNEVALEDANEDVESGTPNDTVEALIDTNEEVVQPETSYEVPLGNTNEDAVQSKTSNEVAVDDATEDVVQAGTSESALVDANEDVVQSGTSNETATIDANKDVVVQSGTSYESMGEEERNKLISLFLKAVQIHLLKTMSQQPDSTTKASSIDS; encoded by the exons ATGGCTGCCACGGTTTCAACCGTTGGAGCTGTTAATAGAACAACG TTAAACAACAGTAACTATGGAGGTTTAGTTCCAAACTCTGCGTTTTTGGGCAGCAGGTTGAAGGCCAGTTCCAGATTCACCACCTCAAAAATGGTGATTGGAAACTTCAAGATTGTTGCCGAGCATGATGAGGAGAAGCAGACCGAGAAGGACAAATGGCGAGGCCTTGCTTTTGATACTTCTGATGACCAGCAAGACATTACCAGAGGGAAGGGATTGGCGGATCCTCTTTTCCAAGCTCCCATGGGGACAGGAACTCACAATGCTGTTATGAGTTCATATGAATACATTAGTGCTGGACTTCGAGA ATACAACTTCGACAATAGTGTGGATGGATTTTACATAGCTCCAGCTTTTATGGACAAACTTATGGTTCACATTGTTAAGAACTTCCTGAACCTTCCAAACATTAAG GTTCCTCTCATTCTGGGTATTTGGGGAGGTAAAGGTCAAGGAAAGTCTTTCCAGTGTGAACTTGTATTTGCCAAGATGGGAATCAA CCCTATTATGATGAGTGCTGGGGAATTAGAAAGTGGGAATGCAGGAGAGCCAGCAAAGTTGCTCAGGCAAAGATACAGAGAGGCGGCTGATATCATCAAGAAAGGGAAAATGTGTTGTCTTTTTATCAACGATCTTGATGCTGGAGCTGGAAGGCTTGGTGGGACTACCCAGTACACAGTGAATAACCAGATGGTAAATGCTACTCTTATGAACATTGCTGACAACCCAACCAATGTGCAGTTACCAGGCATGTATAACAAAGAAGAAAATCCCAGAGTTCCCATCATAGTAACTGGTAATGACTTCTCAACGTTATATGCGCCCCTCATTCGTGATGGTCGCATGGATAAGTTTTATTGGGCTCCGACTCGTGAAGATCGTATTGGTATTTGCACTGGAATCTTTAGGACTGATGATGTGCCTATCGAGGACATTGTCAAACTTGTTGACACCTTCCCAGGGCAGTCGATAG ACTTCTTTGGTGCTTTGAGAGCTCGAGTTTATGATGATGAAGTGAGAAAGTGGGCTGTAGGCGTTGGCGTTGAGAGCATTGGAAGAAATCTTGTTAACTCCAAGGAAGGTCCCCCAACTTTTGACCAACCAAAGATGACACTAGAAAAGCTTCTCGAATATGGCAACATGCTCATCATGGAACAGGAGAACGTGAAGAGAGTTAAATTGGCTGACAAGTATCTGAACGAAGCTGCTCTTGGAGATGCAAATGTGGATGTTGTTCAGTTTGAGACTTCTCAGG CTGCCCTCGAAGTTGCAAATGAAGATGTTGTTCAGTCAGAGACTTCTAACG AAGTTGCTCTTGAAGATGCAAATGAGGATGTTGAGTCAGGAACTCCAAATG ATACTGTTGAGGCTCTTATAGATACAAATGAGGAAGTTGTTCAGCCAGAAACATCTTATG AAGTTCCTCTTGGAAATACAAATGAGGATGCTGTTCAGTCAAAAACTTCTAATG AAGTTGCTGTCGACGATGCAACTGAGGATGTTGTTCAGGCAGGAACTTCTG aATCGGCTCTTGTAGATGCAAATGAGGATGTCGTTCAGTCAGGAACATCTAATG aaACTGCTACTATAGATGCAAATAAGGATGTTGTTGTTCAATCAGGAACTTCTTATG aaTCTATGGGGGAAGAGGAACGCAACAAGTTAATATCACTGTTCCTGAAGGCTGTGCAGATTCATCTACTAAAAACTATGTCCCAACAGCCAGATTCAACAACAAAAGCTTCCAGCATTGACTCTTAG
- the LOC120088267 gene encoding ribulose bisphosphate carboxylase/oxygenase activase, chloroplastic isoform X13: MAATVSTVGAVNRTTLNNSNYGGLVPNSAFLGSRLKASSRFTTSKMVIGNFKIVAEHDEEKQTEKDKWRGLAFDTSDDQQDITRGKGLADPLFQAPMGTGTHNAVMSSYEYISAGLREYNFDNSVDGFYIAPAFMDKLMVHIVKNFLNLPNIKVPLILGIWGGKGQGKSFQCELVFAKMGINPIMMSAGELESGNAGEPAKLLRQRYREAADIIKKGKMCCLFINDLDAGAGRLGGTTQYTVNNQMVNATLMNIADNPTNVQLPGMYNKEENPRVPIIVTGNDFSTLYAPLIRDGRMDKFYWAPTREDRIGICTGIFRTDDVPIEDIVKLVDTFPGQSIDFFGALRARVYDDEVRKWAVGVGVESIGRNLVNSKEGPPTFDQPKMTLEKLLEYGNMLIMEQENVKRVKLADKYLNEAALGDANVDVVQFETSQEAALEVANEDVVQSETSNVALEDANEDVESGTPNALENANEDTVEALIDTNEEVVQPETSYVPLGNTNEDAVQSKTSNEVAVDDATEDVVQAGTSESALVDANEDVVQSGTSNETATIDANKDVVVQSGTSYESMGEEERNKLISLFLKAVQIHLLKTMSQQPDSTTKASSIDS; this comes from the exons ATGGCTGCCACGGTTTCAACCGTTGGAGCTGTTAATAGAACAACG TTAAACAACAGTAACTATGGAGGTTTAGTTCCAAACTCTGCGTTTTTGGGCAGCAGGTTGAAGGCCAGTTCCAGATTCACCACCTCAAAAATGGTGATTGGAAACTTCAAGATTGTTGCCGAGCATGATGAGGAGAAGCAGACCGAGAAGGACAAATGGCGAGGCCTTGCTTTTGATACTTCTGATGACCAGCAAGACATTACCAGAGGGAAGGGATTGGCGGATCCTCTTTTCCAAGCTCCCATGGGGACAGGAACTCACAATGCTGTTATGAGTTCATATGAATACATTAGTGCTGGACTTCGAGA ATACAACTTCGACAATAGTGTGGATGGATTTTACATAGCTCCAGCTTTTATGGACAAACTTATGGTTCACATTGTTAAGAACTTCCTGAACCTTCCAAACATTAAG GTTCCTCTCATTCTGGGTATTTGGGGAGGTAAAGGTCAAGGAAAGTCTTTCCAGTGTGAACTTGTATTTGCCAAGATGGGAATCAA CCCTATTATGATGAGTGCTGGGGAATTAGAAAGTGGGAATGCAGGAGAGCCAGCAAAGTTGCTCAGGCAAAGATACAGAGAGGCGGCTGATATCATCAAGAAAGGGAAAATGTGTTGTCTTTTTATCAACGATCTTGATGCTGGAGCTGGAAGGCTTGGTGGGACTACCCAGTACACAGTGAATAACCAGATGGTAAATGCTACTCTTATGAACATTGCTGACAACCCAACCAATGTGCAGTTACCAGGCATGTATAACAAAGAAGAAAATCCCAGAGTTCCCATCATAGTAACTGGTAATGACTTCTCAACGTTATATGCGCCCCTCATTCGTGATGGTCGCATGGATAAGTTTTATTGGGCTCCGACTCGTGAAGATCGTATTGGTATTTGCACTGGAATCTTTAGGACTGATGATGTGCCTATCGAGGACATTGTCAAACTTGTTGACACCTTCCCAGGGCAGTCGATAG ACTTCTTTGGTGCTTTGAGAGCTCGAGTTTATGATGATGAAGTGAGAAAGTGGGCTGTAGGCGTTGGCGTTGAGAGCATTGGAAGAAATCTTGTTAACTCCAAGGAAGGTCCCCCAACTTTTGACCAACCAAAGATGACACTAGAAAAGCTTCTCGAATATGGCAACATGCTCATCATGGAACAGGAGAACGTGAAGAGAGTTAAATTGGCTGACAAGTATCTGAACGAAGCTGCTCTTGGAGATGCAAATGTGGATGTTGTTCAGTTTGAGACTTCTCAGG aAGCTGCCCTCGAAGTTGCAAATGAAGATGTTGTTCAGTCAGAGACTTCTAACG TTGCTCTTGAAGATGCAAATGAGGATGTTGAGTCAGGAACTCCAAATG CTCTTGAAAATGCCAACGAAGATACTGTTGAGGCTCTTATAGATACAAATGAGGAAGTTGTTCAGCCAGAAACATCTTATG TTCCTCTTGGAAATACAAATGAGGATGCTGTTCAGTCAAAAACTTCTAATG AAGTTGCTGTCGACGATGCAACTGAGGATGTTGTTCAGGCAGGAACTTCTG aATCGGCTCTTGTAGATGCAAATGAGGATGTCGTTCAGTCAGGAACATCTAATG aaACTGCTACTATAGATGCAAATAAGGATGTTGTTGTTCAATCAGGAACTTCTTATG aaTCTATGGGGGAAGAGGAACGCAACAAGTTAATATCACTGTTCCTGAAGGCTGTGCAGATTCATCTACTAAAAACTATGTCCCAACAGCCAGATTCAACAACAAAAGCTTCCAGCATTGACTCTTAG
- the LOC120088267 gene encoding ribulose bisphosphate carboxylase/oxygenase activase, chloroplastic isoform X17 — MAATVSTVGAVNRTTLNNSNYGGLVPNSAFLGSRLKASSRFTTSKMVIGNFKIVAEHDEEKQTEKDKWRGLAFDTSDDQQDITRGKGLADPLFQAPMGTGTHNAVMSSYEYISAGLREYNFDNSVDGFYIAPAFMDKLMVHIVKNFLNLPNIKVPLILGIWGGKGQGKSFQCELVFAKMGINPIMMSAGELESGNAGEPAKLLRQRYREAADIIKKGKMCCLFINDLDAGAGRLGGTTQYTVNNQMVNATLMNIADNPTNVQLPGMYNKEENPRVPIIVTGNDFSTLYAPLIRDGRMDKFYWAPTREDRIGICTGIFRTDDVPIEDIVKLVDTFPGQSIDFFGALRARVYDDEVRKWAVGVGVESIGRNLVNSKEGPPTFDQPKMTLEKLLEYGNMLIMEQENVKRVKLADKYLNEAALGDANVDVVQFETSQEAALEVANEDVVQSETSNEVALEDANEDVESGTPNAALENANEDTVEALIDTNEEVVQPETSYVPLGNTNEDAVQSKTSNVAVDDATEDVVQAGTSDANEDVVQSGTSNETATIDANKDVVVQSGTSYESMGEEERNKLISLFLKAVQIHLLKTMSQQPDSTTKASSIDS; from the exons ATGGCTGCCACGGTTTCAACCGTTGGAGCTGTTAATAGAACAACG TTAAACAACAGTAACTATGGAGGTTTAGTTCCAAACTCTGCGTTTTTGGGCAGCAGGTTGAAGGCCAGTTCCAGATTCACCACCTCAAAAATGGTGATTGGAAACTTCAAGATTGTTGCCGAGCATGATGAGGAGAAGCAGACCGAGAAGGACAAATGGCGAGGCCTTGCTTTTGATACTTCTGATGACCAGCAAGACATTACCAGAGGGAAGGGATTGGCGGATCCTCTTTTCCAAGCTCCCATGGGGACAGGAACTCACAATGCTGTTATGAGTTCATATGAATACATTAGTGCTGGACTTCGAGA ATACAACTTCGACAATAGTGTGGATGGATTTTACATAGCTCCAGCTTTTATGGACAAACTTATGGTTCACATTGTTAAGAACTTCCTGAACCTTCCAAACATTAAG GTTCCTCTCATTCTGGGTATTTGGGGAGGTAAAGGTCAAGGAAAGTCTTTCCAGTGTGAACTTGTATTTGCCAAGATGGGAATCAA CCCTATTATGATGAGTGCTGGGGAATTAGAAAGTGGGAATGCAGGAGAGCCAGCAAAGTTGCTCAGGCAAAGATACAGAGAGGCGGCTGATATCATCAAGAAAGGGAAAATGTGTTGTCTTTTTATCAACGATCTTGATGCTGGAGCTGGAAGGCTTGGTGGGACTACCCAGTACACAGTGAATAACCAGATGGTAAATGCTACTCTTATGAACATTGCTGACAACCCAACCAATGTGCAGTTACCAGGCATGTATAACAAAGAAGAAAATCCCAGAGTTCCCATCATAGTAACTGGTAATGACTTCTCAACGTTATATGCGCCCCTCATTCGTGATGGTCGCATGGATAAGTTTTATTGGGCTCCGACTCGTGAAGATCGTATTGGTATTTGCACTGGAATCTTTAGGACTGATGATGTGCCTATCGAGGACATTGTCAAACTTGTTGACACCTTCCCAGGGCAGTCGATAG ACTTCTTTGGTGCTTTGAGAGCTCGAGTTTATGATGATGAAGTGAGAAAGTGGGCTGTAGGCGTTGGCGTTGAGAGCATTGGAAGAAATCTTGTTAACTCCAAGGAAGGTCCCCCAACTTTTGACCAACCAAAGATGACACTAGAAAAGCTTCTCGAATATGGCAACATGCTCATCATGGAACAGGAGAACGTGAAGAGAGTTAAATTGGCTGACAAGTATCTGAACGAAGCTGCTCTTGGAGATGCAAATGTGGATGTTGTTCAGTTTGAGACTTCTCAGG aAGCTGCCCTCGAAGTTGCAAATGAAGATGTTGTTCAGTCAGAGACTTCTAACG AAGTTGCTCTTGAAGATGCAAATGAGGATGTTGAGTCAGGAACTCCAAATG CAGCTCTTGAAAATGCCAACGAAGATACTGTTGAGGCTCTTATAGATACAAATGAGGAAGTTGTTCAGCCAGAAACATCTTATG TTCCTCTTGGAAATACAAATGAGGATGCTGTTCAGTCAAAAACTTCTAATG TTGCTGTCGACGATGCAACTGAGGATGTTGTTCAGGCAGGAACTTCTG ATGCAAATGAGGATGTCGTTCAGTCAGGAACATCTAATG aaACTGCTACTATAGATGCAAATAAGGATGTTGTTGTTCAATCAGGAACTTCTTATG aaTCTATGGGGGAAGAGGAACGCAACAAGTTAATATCACTGTTCCTGAAGGCTGTGCAGATTCATCTACTAAAAACTATGTCCCAACAGCCAGATTCAACAACAAAAGCTTCCAGCATTGACTCTTAG